A single Rubrivivax gelatinosus IL144 DNA region contains:
- the nirJ gene encoding heme d1 biosynthesis radical SAM protein NirJ: MFRISQYLRELDAAIRSGAWPAVRTPRPSGPVVIWNLIRRCNLTCKHCYALSADHDYAGELSKAEVDTVMDDLKAYQVPVLILSGGEPLMRPDLFEIAERAKAMRFYTGLSTNGTLIDAHCADRIAATGFDYVGISLDGLKATHDKFRRLDGAFDRSLAAVRLLRARGVKVGLRFTMTALNQQDLPALLALMREEQVDKFYFSHLNYAGRGNIHRGKDSQFAATRQAMELLFERAWQSVQEGREEDYVTGNNDADGPFLLQWVAARWPEWAEALRERLVAWGGNSSGVNIANIDNLGNVHPDTMWWHHSLGNVRERPFSAIWSDTSDPLMAGLKAHPRPVGGRCAGCRHFAICGGNTRVRAQQLTGDAWAEDPGCYLDDEEIGLAAGADAARVALAPFGRRESEHA, translated from the coding sequence GCGCTGCAACCTGACCTGCAAACACTGCTACGCGCTGTCGGCCGACCACGACTACGCCGGCGAGCTCTCCAAGGCCGAGGTCGACACGGTGATGGACGACCTGAAGGCCTATCAGGTGCCGGTGCTGATCCTCTCCGGCGGCGAGCCGCTGATGCGCCCGGACCTGTTCGAGATCGCCGAGCGCGCCAAGGCCATGCGCTTCTACACCGGCCTGTCGACCAACGGCACGCTGATCGACGCCCACTGCGCCGACCGCATCGCCGCCACCGGCTTCGACTACGTCGGCATCAGCCTGGACGGGCTGAAGGCCACGCACGACAAGTTCCGCCGCCTGGACGGCGCCTTCGACCGCAGCCTGGCCGCGGTGCGCCTGCTGCGTGCACGCGGCGTCAAGGTCGGCCTGCGCTTCACGATGACGGCGCTGAACCAGCAGGACCTGCCGGCGCTGCTGGCGCTGATGCGCGAGGAGCAGGTCGACAAGTTCTATTTCTCGCACCTGAACTACGCCGGCCGCGGCAACATCCACCGCGGCAAGGACTCGCAGTTCGCCGCCACGCGCCAGGCGATGGAGCTGCTGTTCGAACGCGCCTGGCAGAGCGTGCAGGAAGGCCGCGAAGAGGACTACGTCACCGGCAACAACGACGCCGACGGTCCCTTCCTGCTGCAGTGGGTGGCGGCGCGCTGGCCCGAGTGGGCCGAGGCGCTGCGCGAGCGGCTCGTCGCCTGGGGCGGCAACTCCAGCGGCGTCAACATCGCCAACATCGACAACCTCGGCAACGTGCACCCCGACACGATGTGGTGGCACCACTCGCTGGGCAACGTGCGCGAGCGGCCGTTCTCGGCGATCTGGAGCGACACCTCCGACCCGCTGATGGCCGGCCTGAAGGCGCACCCGCGCCCGGTCGGCGGCCGCTGCGCCGGCTGCCGACACTTCGCGATCTGCGGCGGCAACACGCGCGTGCGCGCCCAGCAGCTCACCGGCGACGCCTGGGCCGAAGACCCCGGCTGCTACCTCGACGACGAGGAGATCGGCCTGGCCGCCGGTGCCGATGCGGCGCGTGTCGCGCTGGCACCCTTCGGCCGCCGGGAGAGCGAGCATGCGTAG
- a CDS encoding nitrite reductase — protein sequence MRRRALKLLLAAAVVWIGWDVAHAQAASEPAAALAAPVLYTTHCAACHGAQRTGAMGPALLPESLERLRPAEARKVIAQGRPATQMAGFADKLSAAEIDALAAWVYQPVNPAPAWSEADIRASREETPGAAKLPAKPVWRADPMNLFVVVEGGDHHVSLVDGDRFEVIHRFASRYALHGGPKFTPDGRYVFFGSRDGWITKYDLWNLTVVAEVRAGLNMRNIAVSGDGRWVMAANYLPKTVALFDAELKLVKTIPAQTLDGKQASRVSAVYDAAPRHSFVVAMKDIPEVWEISYDPKAEPIHDGYVHDYKMGEAIATPGFLNPRRTVLDEPLDDFFFDQGYRHLLGATRPKADGQGASAQVVNLDIRRKVADLPIAGMPHLGSGITFGWNGTTVLASPNLKGGAIDVIDMKTWKPVKTIPTPGPGFFMRSHEATPYAWTDSMMSPTAKDTLTLIDKATLSPVATIREPGKTLAHVEFTKDGRYALASVWELDGALVVYDARTLKEVKRLPMSKPVGKYNVWNKITRSEGTSH from the coding sequence ATGCGTAGACGCGCGCTGAAGCTGCTGCTGGCCGCGGCCGTCGTCTGGATCGGCTGGGACGTCGCGCACGCCCAGGCCGCCAGCGAGCCCGCCGCCGCGCTGGCCGCCCCGGTGCTGTACACGACGCACTGCGCCGCCTGCCACGGCGCCCAGCGCACCGGCGCCATGGGCCCGGCGCTGCTGCCCGAGAGCCTGGAGCGCCTGCGCCCGGCCGAAGCGCGCAAGGTCATCGCCCAGGGCCGGCCGGCGACGCAGATGGCAGGGTTCGCCGACAAGCTGAGCGCCGCCGAGATCGACGCGCTGGCCGCCTGGGTCTACCAGCCGGTGAACCCGGCGCCGGCCTGGAGCGAGGCCGACATCCGCGCCTCGCGCGAAGAGACGCCGGGCGCGGCCAAGCTGCCGGCCAAACCGGTGTGGCGTGCCGACCCGATGAACCTCTTCGTCGTCGTCGAAGGCGGCGACCACCATGTCTCGCTGGTCGACGGCGACCGTTTCGAAGTCATCCACCGCTTCGCCAGCCGCTACGCGCTGCACGGCGGGCCCAAGTTCACGCCCGACGGGCGCTACGTCTTCTTCGGCAGCCGCGACGGCTGGATCACCAAGTACGACCTCTGGAACCTGACGGTGGTGGCCGAGGTGCGTGCCGGGCTCAACATGCGCAACATCGCCGTCAGCGGCGACGGCCGCTGGGTGATGGCGGCCAACTACCTGCCCAAGACCGTCGCGCTGTTCGACGCCGAGCTGAAGCTGGTGAAGACGATCCCCGCCCAGACGCTGGACGGCAAACAAGCCTCACGTGTCTCGGCCGTCTACGACGCCGCGCCGCGCCACAGCTTCGTCGTCGCGATGAAGGACATTCCCGAGGTCTGGGAGATCAGCTACGACCCCAAGGCCGAGCCGATCCACGACGGCTACGTGCACGACTACAAGATGGGCGAGGCGATCGCGACGCCGGGCTTCCTGAACCCGCGCCGCACCGTGCTCGACGAGCCGCTGGACGACTTCTTCTTCGACCAGGGCTACCGCCACCTGCTCGGCGCCACGCGGCCCAAGGCCGACGGGCAGGGCGCCAGCGCGCAGGTCGTCAACCTCGACATCCGGCGCAAGGTGGCCGACCTGCCGATCGCCGGCATGCCGCACCTGGGCTCGGGCATCACCTTCGGATGGAACGGCACGACGGTGCTCGCCAGCCCCAACCTCAAGGGCGGCGCGATCGACGTCATCGACATGAAGACCTGGAAGCCGGTGAAGACGATTCCGACGCCGGGCCCGGGCTTCTTCATGCGCAGCCACGAGGCCACGCCCTACGCCTGGACCGACTCGATGATGAGCCCGACGGCCAAGGACACGCTGACGCTGATCGACAAGGCGACGCTCTCGCCGGTGGCGACGATCCGCGAGCCCGGCAAGACGCTGGCGCACGTCGAGTTCACCAAGGACGGCCGCTACGCGCTGGCCAGCGTCTGGGAGCTGGACGGCGCGCTCGTCGTCTACGACGCCAGGACGCTGAAGGAAGTGAAGCGATTGCCGATGAGCAAGCCGGTCGGCAAGTACAACGTCTGGAACAAGATCACGCGCTCGGAGGGCACTTCGCACTAA